In Sphingopyxis sp. FD7, a single window of DNA contains:
- a CDS encoding sigma-54 interaction domain-containing protein produces the protein MTVGHKEQVALEASIIGTSEGAARLREMIRRVARSNASVMLCGPSGSGKELVARAIHDESVRAGNAFSAINCGAIPGELIESELFGHEKGSFTGAHARRIGHFEASEGGTIFLDEIGDMRFDMQVKLLRVLEDRTIVRVGSSEVKPVDVRVISATHQDLGAAIAEGKFREDLFFRLGVVVLQVPSLASRAEDIPALIRHFQRKMPADAKCRFDAGAMTMLMQHGWPGNVRELRNFVERASVLHGGETLDAQDVAMLLNPTAAPAPRPAVPGSPAAVPVRPNDRSAPLPAAAVAKTPAPGRPIDLKREIETIELEQIHVALDLADGIISEAARLLTLKRTTLIEKMRKYGVHQQAA, from the coding sequence ATGACCGTGGGGCACAAGGAACAAGTGGCGCTCGAAGCCTCGATCATCGGGACGAGCGAAGGCGCGGCGCGGCTGCGCGAAATGATCCGCCGCGTGGCGCGGTCGAACGCGTCGGTCATGCTTTGTGGTCCCTCGGGGTCGGGCAAGGAGCTGGTGGCGCGTGCGATCCACGACGAAAGCGTCCGTGCGGGCAACGCCTTTTCGGCGATCAATTGCGGCGCGATTCCCGGCGAGCTTATCGAATCTGAACTGTTCGGGCATGAAAAGGGCAGCTTCACCGGCGCCCATGCCCGCCGCATCGGCCATTTCGAGGCCAGCGAAGGCGGCACCATCTTCCTCGACGAAATCGGCGACATGCGCTTCGACATGCAGGTCAAACTGCTGCGCGTGCTGGAAGACCGGACAATCGTTCGCGTCGGGTCGAGCGAGGTGAAGCCCGTCGACGTGCGCGTCATTTCGGCGACGCACCAGGATCTCGGCGCCGCGATCGCCGAGGGCAAGTTCCGCGAAGACCTGTTCTTCCGGCTCGGCGTGGTTGTGCTCCAGGTCCCCAGCCTGGCGAGCCGCGCCGAGGATATTCCAGCGCTTATTCGCCATTTTCAGCGCAAGATGCCCGCCGATGCCAAATGCCGCTTCGACGCCGGTGCGATGACGATGCTGATGCAGCACGGCTGGCCCGGCAATGTGCGCGAACTCAGAAACTTCGTCGAACGCGCCAGCGTCCTCCACGGCGGCGAGACGCTCGATGCGCAGGACGTCGCGATGCTCCTGAACCCCACCGCAGCGCCGGCGCCGCGGCCCGCTGTCCCCGGCAGCCCCGCCGCGGTGCCGGTCCGCCCGAACGATCGCTCGGCTCCGCTGCCTGCGGCGGCTGTGGCCAAGACGCCGGCGCCGGGCCGACCGATCGACCTCAAGCGCGAGATCGAGACGATCGAACTCGAACAGATCCACGTCGCGCTCGACCTCGCCGACGGCATAATTTCGGAAGCGGCGCGCCTCTTGACGCTGAAGCGCACGACGCTGATCGAAAAGATGCGCAAATATGGGGTTCATCAACAGGCCGCCTGA
- a CDS encoding flagellar motor protein MotB, with protein sequence MAARPNTPIRPIIVKKVIEAGHGGHHGGAWKVAYADFVTAMMAFFLLMWLLGATNEKQRKALADYFAPTIVQSKQDTAGSNGLFGGDSLVSVDKYPHGAAQTGTRAMTIPRDAVGGPREASGREREAESKRFSLLAQSMKNRILSKGDLKRLARNLRFTETMEGLRIDIVDDADFSMFALGTSQLTPAGAKLFAEVAVPIAEAPNQLMIRGHTDAAPWSAKSGTNNWRLSVDRAEVTRHYLEFRGIESDRFARIEGVADREPYVPSDRLDPRNRRISITLGWRSAKN encoded by the coding sequence ATGGCTGCGCGGCCCAATACGCCGATACGCCCGATCATCGTCAAAAAGGTGATCGAGGCCGGGCATGGCGGCCATCATGGTGGCGCGTGGAAGGTCGCCTATGCCGACTTCGTCACCGCGATGATGGCCTTTTTCCTGCTCATGTGGCTGCTCGGCGCGACCAACGAAAAACAGCGCAAGGCGCTCGCCGACTATTTCGCGCCGACGATCGTGCAGAGCAAGCAGGACACTGCGGGTTCGAACGGCCTGTTCGGCGGTGACTCGCTGGTGTCCGTCGATAAATATCCGCACGGCGCGGCGCAGACGGGAACGCGCGCGATGACGATCCCGCGCGATGCGGTGGGCGGCCCGCGCGAGGCATCGGGGCGCGAGCGCGAGGCGGAGTCGAAGCGGTTCAGCCTGCTCGCCCAGTCGATGAAGAACCGCATCCTGAGCAAGGGTGACCTCAAGCGACTTGCGCGCAACCTGCGCTTTACTGAGACGATGGAGGGGCTGCGCATCGACATCGTCGACGACGCCGACTTTTCGATGTTCGCGCTCGGCACCAGCCAGCTCACCCCGGCTGGCGCCAAATTATTTGCCGAAGTCGCGGTGCCGATCGCCGAGGCGCCCAACCAGCTGATGATTCGCGGCCATACCGATGCCGCGCCCTGGTCGGCGAAATCGGGAACGAACAACTGGCGCCTGTCGGTCGACCGGGCCGAAGTGACGCGCCATTATCTCGAGTTCCGGGGCATTGAATCGGATCGCTTCGCGCGAATCGAAGGGGTCGCCGATCGCGAACCCTATGTTCCCTCGGATCGGCTCGACCCGCGCAACCGGCGCATCTCGATCACGCTCGGCTGGCGCTCGGCAAAGAATTAG
- the motA gene encoding flagellar motor stator protein MotA, with amino-acid sequence MFPVVGIVVLILLVFGGFALTGGNLGPVLHALPHEMLIIGGAALGSLIIGNSGADLKALAGGLGKVFKGPQYKKQDYLDCILLVSSLMKMMRTEGPVAVEPHIEDPKNSTIFQQYPKLLKDDTLVHLICDTLRLVVVSSGTLDPHAVEEVMDNALKNHHHHSMRPAEGLQSLADALPALGIVAAVLGVVKTMGSIDKPPEILGAMIGSALVGTFLGVLLAYGLVGPFATRAKTVIESDGAIYHTVKQLIIASLHGHPQPLVIEAARSGVDHHNQPSFAEVFDGMRGR; translated from the coding sequence ATGTTTCCCGTTGTCGGCATCGTCGTTCTGATCCTGCTGGTGTTCGGGGGTTTTGCGCTGACCGGCGGCAACCTCGGCCCCGTCCTGCACGCGCTGCCGCACGAAATGCTCATCATCGGCGGCGCCGCGCTCGGCTCGCTCATCATCGGCAATTCGGGCGCCGATCTGAAGGCGCTCGCCGGCGGCCTCGGCAAGGTGTTCAAGGGGCCGCAGTATAAAAAACAGGATTATCTCGACTGCATCCTGCTCGTCTCGTCGCTGATGAAGATGATGCGCACCGAAGGGCCGGTCGCGGTCGAACCGCATATCGAGGATCCGAAGAACTCGACGATTTTCCAGCAATATCCCAAGCTGTTGAAGGACGATACGCTCGTCCATCTGATCTGCGACACGCTGCGTCTCGTCGTCGTCTCCTCGGGCACGCTCGACCCCCACGCCGTCGAGGAGGTCATGGACAACGCCCTGAAAAACCACCACCATCATAGCATGAGGCCTGCCGAGGGGCTGCAGAGCCTGGCCGATGCGTTGCCCGCGCTCGGCATCGTCGCCGCGGTGCTCGGCGTCGTCAAGACAATGGGTTCGATCGACAAGCCGCCCGAAATCCTTGGCGCGATGATCGGCTCGGCGCTTGTCGGCACCTTCCTGGGCGTGCTGCTCGCCTATGGCCTGGTCGGGCCCTTTGCGACGCGCGCCAAGACGGTGATCGAAAGCGACGGCGCTATCTATCATACCGTGAAGCAGCTCATCATCGCCTCGCTCCACGGCCACCCGCAGCCGCTGGTGATCGAGGCGGCGCGCTCGGGCGTCGATCATCATAACCAGCCGAGCTTCGCCGAGGTCTTTGACGGGATGCGGGGCCGCTGA
- a CDS encoding flagellin N-terminal helical domain-containing protein translates to MINAVGNRMTREIARQQSLAEQLERTQIQISGGKKLLRMSDDPVAARRIATIGTTQASMTAWAANVNSAAALVSQADGVMKSVSDLMTRARELTLAAVSESANPADRATIAAELTTIADEIDALAASRDSNGEPLFAAGPARVMRFDADLSFAPVPSAADVFVLGGNSLSTGIRDAAAAVAAGDTAAMNLSLGTLAASISHVADAHAAIGLAGGRLDRIGDGLAARGITLKDERSTVEDTDLTVAIAELHAQELTLNAAQAAFAKINRQTLFDLLR, encoded by the coding sequence ATGATCAACGCCGTCGGCAATCGCATGACGCGCGAAATCGCGCGCCAACAAAGCCTCGCGGAACAACTCGAGCGGACGCAGATCCAGATTTCGGGCGGCAAGAAACTGCTGCGCATGTCCGACGATCCGGTCGCGGCGCGGCGGATCGCGACGATCGGCACGACGCAGGCCAGCATGACCGCGTGGGCGGCGAACGTCAATTCGGCCGCCGCGCTCGTGTCGCAGGCCGATGGCGTCATGAAGTCGGTCAGCGATCTGATGACGCGCGCGCGCGAGCTGACGCTCGCCGCAGTCAGCGAGTCCGCCAATCCGGCCGACCGCGCGACGATCGCCGCCGAACTCACGACGATCGCCGACGAGATCGACGCGCTCGCCGCGTCGCGCGATTCGAATGGCGAGCCCTTGTTCGCGGCGGGGCCGGCGCGCGTGATGCGCTTCGACGCCGATCTCAGCTTCGCACCCGTGCCGTCGGCGGCCGACGTGTTCGTCCTCGGCGGCAACAGCCTGTCGACGGGGATTCGCGACGCCGCGGCCGCGGTCGCGGCGGGCGACACGGCGGCGATGAACCTGTCGCTTGGCACGCTTGCGGCGTCGATCAGCCATGTCGCCGACGCCCATGCCGCGATCGGCCTGGCGGGCGGGCGACTCGACCGCATCGGCGACGGGCTGGCGGCGCGCGGGATCACGCTCAAGGACGAACGCTCGACGGTGGAGGACACCGACCTCACCGTCGCGATCGCCGAGCTCCATGCCCAGGAACTGACGCTCAATGCCGCGCAGGCGGCCTTTGCCAAGATCAACCGGCAGACCTTGTTCGATCTTTTGCGCTGA